One region of Brachybacterium saurashtrense genomic DNA includes:
- a CDS encoding ABC transporter ATP-binding protein, whose protein sequence is MATVEYQQASRIYDPSRPPAVNRISLTVADGEFLVLVGPSGSGKSTAMRMLAGLEPIDEGSVHIDDVDVSEMRARDRDVAMVFQSYALYPNMTARQNMAFALQNLKLPSAEIDAQVKRAAAMLELEPLLDKKPSQMSGGQRQRVAMGRSIVRNPKVFCMDEPLSNLDAKLRVSTRAQIGELQRELGVTTVYVTHDQTEAMTMGDRVAVLRDGVLQQVDEPTHLYDHPGNTFVATFIGSPAMTLLDGARIDAEGRARLADGHGPALPLPRELRARADDEVIVGVRPENWEIAAVGENAGSADTIPLRVRLVERLGGEAHVHCRPLEGETVGASVRGGQVVMRLVTGFRELEAEMVVHVRPTPGSCTFFHPESEINLEYL, encoded by the coding sequence ATGGCCACCGTCGAGTACCAGCAGGCCTCCCGCATCTACGACCCGTCCCGTCCGCCCGCCGTCAACCGGATCTCCCTCACCGTCGCCGACGGCGAGTTCCTGGTGCTGGTGGGCCCCTCCGGGAGCGGGAAGTCCACGGCGATGCGCATGCTGGCCGGTCTCGAGCCGATCGACGAGGGCTCGGTGCACATCGACGACGTGGACGTGTCCGAGATGCGCGCCCGTGACCGCGACGTGGCCATGGTGTTCCAGTCCTACGCCCTCTACCCCAACATGACCGCCCGCCAGAACATGGCCTTCGCCCTGCAGAACCTCAAGCTGCCCTCGGCGGAGATCGACGCGCAGGTGAAGCGGGCCGCGGCCATGCTGGAGCTGGAGCCGCTGCTGGACAAGAAGCCCTCGCAGATGTCCGGCGGGCAGCGTCAGCGGGTGGCGATGGGCCGCTCGATCGTGCGCAACCCGAAGGTGTTCTGCATGGACGAGCCGCTGTCGAACCTCGATGCGAAGCTGCGGGTCTCCACCCGCGCCCAGATCGGGGAGCTGCAGCGGGAGCTGGGTGTGACCACGGTGTACGTCACCCACGACCAGACCGAGGCGATGACGATGGGCGACCGCGTGGCGGTGCTGCGCGACGGGGTGCTGCAGCAGGTGGACGAGCCCACCCACCTCTACGACCACCCGGGCAACACCTTCGTGGCCACCTTCATCGGCTCCCCCGCGATGACGCTGCTCGACGGCGCCCGGATCGACGCCGAGGGGCGCGCCCGCCTCGCCGACGGCCACGGCCCGGCCCTGCCGCTGCCGCGGGAGCTGCGCGCGAGGGCCGACGACGAGGTGATCGTCGGCGTGCGCCCCGAGAACTGGGAGATCGCCGCGGTGGGCGAGAACGCGGGGAGCGCGGACACGATCCCGCTGCGGGTGCGCCTGGTGGAGCGGCTGGGCGGGGAGGCGCACGTGCACTGCCGCCCGCTGGAGGGCGAGACCGTGGGCGCCTCGGTGCGCGGCGGACAGGTGGTGATGCGCCTGGTCACCGGGTTCCGCGAGCTCGAGGCGGAGATGGTGGTGCACGTGCGCCCCACCCCGGGCAGCTGCACCTTCTTCCATCCCGAGAGCGAGATCAACCTCGAGTACCTGTGA
- a CDS encoding ABC transporter substrate-binding protein: MTFSRRSLLGLAGAGSAALALGACAGGETSAGSGGGGEEGDGTIQFWSNHPGSSKDVEQAIIDLWNEENPDTPATLVDGGANYEELGQKFNAALAGGGLPDLIVASDVTWFNFAFTGATTPLDDLWTEAGVDADDIVDTLREDYNYDGKHYGMPFSRSTTLMYFNSDVLGEAGLPTDRGPETWDEFAEWAPRIMDANGGQPALVVPDGSNYLDWYFQGMIWTFGGAYSTEWTPSFTEQGSLDAATFLQEQVAAGHIQIAADANNTFAIGNASGLLQSTGSLGGLTDSAEFPFLTTYLPGPTPGACTGGAGVAVPDGISDERKVNAVRFADFLTNTANTITFSQATGYMPVRKSALEDPEEATYLEENPNAMTAIRQLNENTAPQDNARVFVSGGGQRIGAGLDRIAIGGEDVAAVMEDLQNETQEVIDRDITPNL; the protein is encoded by the coding sequence ATGACCTTCTCACGACGCTCGCTCCTCGGACTGGCCGGCGCCGGTTCCGCCGCTCTCGCCCTGGGCGCCTGCGCCGGCGGGGAGACCTCCGCCGGAAGCGGCGGCGGAGGCGAGGAGGGTGACGGCACCATCCAGTTCTGGTCCAACCACCCCGGCAGCTCGAAGGACGTCGAGCAGGCGATCATCGACCTCTGGAACGAGGAGAACCCGGACACCCCGGCCACGCTGGTCGACGGCGGCGCCAACTACGAGGAGCTGGGGCAGAAGTTCAACGCCGCCCTGGCCGGCGGCGGGCTGCCGGATCTCATCGTCGCCTCGGACGTCACCTGGTTCAACTTCGCCTTCACCGGGGCCACCACCCCGCTGGACGACCTGTGGACCGAGGCCGGCGTCGACGCCGACGACATCGTGGACACGCTGCGCGAGGACTACAACTACGACGGCAAGCACTACGGCATGCCGTTCTCCCGCTCCACCACGCTGATGTACTTCAACTCCGACGTGCTGGGCGAGGCGGGTCTGCCCACGGACCGCGGCCCGGAGACCTGGGACGAGTTCGCCGAGTGGGCGCCGCGGATCATGGACGCCAACGGCGGGCAGCCGGCGCTGGTGGTCCCCGACGGCTCCAACTACCTCGACTGGTACTTCCAGGGCATGATCTGGACCTTCGGCGGCGCCTACTCCACCGAGTGGACCCCCTCCTTCACCGAGCAGGGCTCCCTGGACGCGGCCACCTTCCTGCAGGAGCAGGTCGCGGCCGGGCACATCCAGATCGCGGCCGACGCGAACAACACCTTCGCCATCGGCAACGCCTCCGGCCTGCTGCAGTCCACCGGCTCCCTGGGCGGTCTCACGGACTCCGCGGAGTTCCCGTTCCTCACCACCTACCTCCCCGGCCCCACGCCGGGCGCCTGCACCGGTGGTGCGGGCGTGGCGGTGCCGGACGGCATCAGCGACGAGCGCAAGGTCAACGCCGTGCGGTTCGCGGACTTCCTCACCAACACCGCGAACACGATCACGTTCAGCCAGGCCACCGGCTACATGCCGGTGCGGAAGTCCGCCCTGGAGGATCCCGAGGAGGCGACGTACCTCGAGGAGAACCCCAACGCCATGACCGCGATCCGGCAGCTGAACGAGAACACCGCCCCGCAGGACAACGCGCGCGTGTTCGTCTCCGGCGGCGGCCAGCGGATCGGCGCGGGCCTGGACCGCATCGCCATCGGCGGCGAGGACGTCGCCGCCGTGATGGAGGACCTGCAGAACGAGACCCAGGAGGTCATCGACCGGGACATCACCCCCAACCTGTGA
- a CDS encoding carbohydrate ABC transporter permease codes for MTTTDQVRHALPPTPGTGPGTEDAPALTAAQRRRAARRGLAFQGGSGARILGYAGMVLALLLFFVPLYFIVITSLKTQGDIYSDPISWLPNPFAPENYSYVLSEVRFDRYLRNSIIITAILTVVQVALGVLCAYGLAFLRFPGRNLVFLLVIASLMVPNQVTVISNYALVASWGWRNTFQGIIVPLAAVAFGTFLMRNHFLSLPKEVMEAAELDGTGFGRTLFRVVLPMSWPTLVAFTLITVVTEWNQYLWPFLMSDTDAVAPLPIGLTQLQDNEGLTNWGPVMAATVLTTLPMLVIFLILQKQMIKGLTAGAVKG; via the coding sequence ATGACCACCACCGATCAGGTGCGCCACGCCCTCCCGCCCACCCCCGGCACGGGGCCCGGCACGGAGGACGCCCCCGCGCTCACCGCGGCGCAGCGCCGCCGCGCCGCCCGCCGCGGCCTCGCCTTCCAGGGCGGGAGCGGCGCGCGGATCCTCGGCTACGCCGGCATGGTGCTGGCGCTGCTGCTGTTCTTCGTGCCGCTGTACTTCATCGTGATCACCTCGCTGAAGACGCAGGGCGACATCTACTCCGATCCGATCTCCTGGCTGCCCAATCCCTTCGCACCGGAGAACTACTCCTACGTGCTCTCCGAGGTGCGGTTCGACCGCTACCTGCGCAACTCGATCATCATCACCGCGATCCTCACCGTGGTGCAGGTGGCGCTCGGCGTGCTGTGCGCGTACGGTCTCGCCTTCCTGCGCTTCCCCGGGCGGAACCTGGTGTTCCTGCTGGTGATCGCCTCGCTGATGGTGCCCAACCAGGTCACGGTGATCTCGAACTACGCGCTGGTGGCCAGCTGGGGCTGGCGCAACACCTTCCAGGGCATCATCGTGCCCCTGGCCGCGGTGGCCTTCGGCACCTTCCTGATGCGCAACCACTTCCTGTCGCTGCCCAAGGAGGTGATGGAGGCCGCGGAGCTGGACGGCACCGGCTTCGGCCGCACCCTCTTCCGGGTGGTGCTGCCGATGTCCTGGCCCACCCTGGTCGCGTTCACGCTGATCACGGTGGTCACGGAGTGGAACCAGTACCTGTGGCCGTTCCTGATGTCGGACACGGACGCCGTGGCCCCGCTGCCGATCGGCCTCACCCAGCTGCAGGACAACGAGGGCCTGACCAACTGGGGCCCGGTGATGGCCGCGACGGTCCTCACCACCCTGCCGATGCTCGTCATCTTCCTGATCCTGCAGAAGCAGATGATCAAGGGCCTGACCGCCGGGGCCGTCAAGGGCTGA
- a CDS encoding carbohydrate ABC transporter permease — protein MTTPAIPGLERRPDTEPVARSRRLDWRQFALAAVLIVPNMVLLGLFTYRPLIDNFRISFYHWNISSPTMTFVGLDNYVEWFTDETSWQIMRNTLVFTLVAVVGSMVIGLALAMLLDQHLRGRNLVRTAVFAPYVISGAAIGVAFQFVFDPGFGLVQDLLGRVGVESPNFYQHSGWALFMITTTYVWKNLGYTFVIYLAALQGRRTDLDEAAEIDATGAWRKFWRVTLPQLKGTTFFLSVTVLLNSFQVFDVIQVMTAGGPFGTGTTTLIYQIYQETFVNSRAGYGAAVASIMFLLVLIVTLVQVKLQDKQE, from the coding sequence GTGACCACACCAGCGATCCCCGGGCTCGAGCGCCGTCCCGACACCGAACCGGTGGCGCGCTCGCGCAGGCTCGACTGGCGGCAGTTCGCCCTCGCCGCGGTGCTCATCGTGCCGAACATGGTGCTGCTGGGCCTGTTCACCTACCGCCCGCTGATCGACAACTTCCGCATCTCCTTCTACCACTGGAACATCTCCTCCCCCACGATGACGTTCGTGGGGCTGGACAACTACGTCGAGTGGTTCACGGACGAGACCAGCTGGCAGATCATGCGCAACACGCTCGTGTTCACGCTGGTGGCAGTGGTGGGCTCGATGGTGATCGGGCTGGCGCTGGCGATGCTGCTGGACCAGCACCTGCGCGGCCGCAACCTGGTGCGCACGGCGGTGTTCGCGCCGTACGTGATCTCCGGCGCGGCGATCGGCGTGGCCTTCCAGTTCGTGTTCGACCCCGGGTTCGGCCTGGTGCAGGACCTGCTGGGCCGGGTGGGCGTGGAGAGCCCGAACTTCTACCAGCACTCCGGCTGGGCGCTGTTCATGATCACCACCACCTACGTGTGGAAGAACCTCGGCTACACCTTCGTGATCTACCTGGCCGCGCTGCAGGGACGGCGCACGGACCTCGACGAGGCCGCGGAGATCGACGCCACCGGCGCCTGGCGGAAGTTCTGGCGGGTCACGCTGCCGCAGCTGAAGGGCACCACCTTCTTCCTCTCGGTGACGGTGCTGCTGAACTCGTTCCAGGTGTTCGACGTGATCCAGGTGATGACCGCCGGCGGCCCCTTCGGCACCGGCACCACCACGCTGATCTACCAGATCTACCAGGAGACCTTCGTCAACAGCCGCGCCGGCTACGGCGCCGCGGTGGCCTCGATCATGTTCCTGCTGGTGCTGATCGTGACGCTGGTGCAGGTCAAGCTGCAGGACAAGCAGGAGTGA
- a CDS encoding glycoside hydrolase family 15 protein: protein MGGMTAPLIEDHALLSDQRTAALVTREGDVDWLCMPRFDADALLCALLGDASHGHWSLRIADGEVLARRYLPGTMVLETTWRSPTGTAVVTEFLPLDPTGGDGATTLAGDVEDRSDLVRSVTCTDGEVEVVQELLLRFEYGQVVPWVRRGEDRDGRGALIAVAGGDAVCLHGPALQADGRAHRGRHRLSADESADWALTWYPSWREVPAAPQVAAALAETTRHWSHWLGQVRVEEEYAEPVARSLLVLRALTHRRTGGIVAAPTTSLPEDFGGVRNWDYRFCWLRDAALSLEALLAHGHVEAASSWRDWLLRAIAGDPERLQIMYSLTGDRNLPERELPHLPGYEDSVPVRIGNGAAAQYQADVVGEVMIALERMREAGLEETRWSWPLQKALVRYTARRIDTPDQGIWEMRGEPAFFTHGRVMVWATFDRAVRAVQEHGLPADAEELAEWERLRDRVREEVLARGVGADGAFVQTYGSTEVDASLLQIPHTGFLPADDPRMLATVARMEQDLRTEDGLILRYRTQGQDGLPGDEHPFLVCCFWLVEQYAASGRRDEAAQLMERLLASANDLHLLAEEYDGTAGRMAGNFPQAFSHLGLIRAVDALTRAAG from the coding sequence CTGGGAGGCATGACCGCACCGCTGATCGAGGACCACGCGCTGCTCTCAGACCAGCGCACCGCCGCGCTCGTGACCCGGGAGGGGGACGTGGACTGGCTGTGCATGCCGCGCTTCGACGCCGACGCGCTGCTGTGCGCGCTGCTGGGCGACGCCTCGCACGGGCACTGGTCGCTGCGGATCGCCGACGGGGAGGTGCTCGCGCGCCGGTACCTGCCCGGCACGATGGTGCTGGAGACCACCTGGCGCTCCCCCACCGGCACCGCCGTGGTCACCGAGTTCCTGCCGCTGGACCCGACCGGCGGCGACGGCGCCACCACCCTCGCCGGGGACGTGGAGGACCGCTCCGACCTGGTGCGTTCGGTGACCTGCACCGACGGTGAGGTGGAGGTGGTCCAGGAGCTGCTGCTCCGCTTCGAGTACGGCCAGGTGGTGCCGTGGGTGCGGCGCGGCGAGGACCGCGACGGGCGCGGTGCGCTGATCGCGGTGGCCGGCGGGGACGCGGTGTGCCTGCACGGCCCGGCGCTGCAGGCCGACGGACGCGCCCACCGCGGCCGTCACCGCCTGTCCGCCGACGAGAGCGCCGACTGGGCGCTCACCTGGTACCCGTCGTGGCGGGAGGTACCGGCCGCACCGCAGGTCGCGGCGGCCCTGGCGGAGACCACCCGGCACTGGTCCCACTGGCTGGGCCAGGTCCGGGTGGAGGAGGAGTACGCGGAGCCGGTGGCCCGCTCGCTGCTGGTGCTGCGCGCCCTCACCCACCGCCGCACCGGCGGCATCGTGGCCGCGCCCACTACCAGCCTGCCCGAGGACTTCGGCGGGGTGCGCAACTGGGACTACCGCTTCTGCTGGCTGCGCGATGCGGCGCTGTCGCTGGAGGCGCTGCTGGCGCACGGGCACGTGGAGGCGGCCTCGTCCTGGCGCGACTGGCTGCTGCGCGCGATCGCCGGGGACCCGGAGCGGCTGCAGATCATGTACTCGCTCACCGGGGACCGGAACCTGCCCGAGCGGGAGCTCCCGCACCTGCCCGGCTACGAGGACTCGGTGCCGGTGCGGATCGGGAACGGCGCGGCCGCCCAGTACCAGGCGGACGTGGTGGGCGAGGTGATGATCGCGCTGGAGAGGATGCGCGAGGCGGGCCTGGAGGAGACCCGCTGGTCGTGGCCGCTGCAGAAGGCGCTGGTGCGCTACACCGCCCGCCGCATCGACACCCCCGACCAGGGCATCTGGGAGATGCGCGGGGAGCCGGCGTTCTTCACCCACGGCCGGGTGATGGTGTGGGCGACCTTCGACCGCGCCGTGCGGGCGGTGCAGGAGCACGGCCTGCCCGCCGACGCGGAGGAGCTCGCGGAGTGGGAGCGGCTGCGGGACCGGGTGCGCGAGGAGGTGCTCGCCCGCGGGGTGGGGGCCGACGGGGCGTTCGTGCAGACCTACGGCAGCACCGAGGTGGACGCCTCGCTGCTGCAGATCCCGCACACCGGCTTCCTGCCGGCCGACGACCCGCGGATGCTCGCCACCGTGGCCCGGATGGAGCAGGACCTGCGCACCGAGGACGGGCTGATCCTGCGCTACCGCACCCAGGGGCAGGACGGCCTGCCCGGGGACGAGCACCCTTTCCTGGTGTGCTGCTTCTGGCTGGTGGAGCAGTATGCCGCCTCCGGCCGGCGGGACGAGGCGGCGCAGCTGATGGAGCGCCTGCTGGCCTCCGCGAACGATCTGCACCTGCTGGCCGAGGAGTACGACGGCACCGCGGGGCGGATGGCGGGGAACTTCCCGCAGGCGTTCAGCCATCTGGGGCTGATCCGCGCGGTCGACGCGCTCACCCGCGCTGCTGGCTGA
- a CDS encoding S10 family peptidase, translated as MTAQPTSPAPETPAGQAAAETPEDHLVTTLHSLDLPEGTLDYTATAGTVVLREEPEGEEYGRGKAYAELFSVSYLAQNTGETQRPVVFAFNGGPGASTVWLHLGLLGPRRVDSGDAGAPAAPPHRLLDNHETILQVADLVVVDAMTTGYSRPAPGQKPARHHGLAEDRDLIAAFVVDWLTRHQRWTSPVHLAGESYGTTRASAVAARLMDRYYLAVAGIVLISPVLDFGTIVFSEGNDRPYLHYLPTYAAIAHAHGRHEERMLQDVVDEAEAFAEQEYPALLAAGLRLAPAQKQEAAARIGALVGVDPEWVERADLRIEHMAFLAELLRDRGLVTGRIDGRFTAPAGNGNAARMETDPSIDQLAPSYTAAINQYLGTELEFSSDVVYEIMSGRVHPWSYKDFENRSVEVASDLARLLRKSPHTRVLVSHGYHDAATPFHASEHVLAQLAIPQEDYEQRIRIEYYEAGHMMYCHEPSRLALSQHLREFVTGAGEEPEQD; from the coding sequence GTGACCGCCCAGCCCACCTCCCCCGCCCCCGAGACGCCGGCCGGCCAGGCCGCCGCCGAGACGCCCGAGGACCACCTGGTCACCACCCTCCACTCGCTCGACCTGCCGGAGGGGACGCTGGACTACACGGCCACCGCCGGCACGGTGGTGCTGCGCGAGGAGCCCGAGGGCGAGGAGTACGGGCGCGGCAAGGCCTACGCGGAGCTGTTCTCCGTCAGCTACCTCGCGCAGAACACCGGGGAGACCCAGCGCCCGGTGGTGTTCGCGTTCAACGGCGGGCCGGGGGCGTCCACGGTGTGGCTGCACCTGGGACTGCTGGGGCCGCGCAGGGTGGACTCCGGGGACGCCGGTGCGCCGGCCGCTCCCCCGCACCGCCTGCTCGACAACCACGAAACGATCCTGCAGGTCGCCGATCTGGTGGTGGTGGACGCGATGACCACCGGCTACTCGCGCCCGGCGCCCGGGCAGAAGCCCGCCCGCCACCACGGGCTCGCCGAGGACCGCGACCTCATCGCCGCGTTCGTGGTGGACTGGCTCACCCGCCACCAGCGCTGGACCTCCCCGGTCCACCTCGCGGGAGAGTCCTACGGCACCACCCGCGCCTCCGCCGTGGCGGCGCGCCTGATGGACCGCTACTACCTGGCCGTGGCGGGGATCGTGCTGATCTCGCCGGTGCTGGACTTCGGCACCATCGTGTTCTCCGAGGGCAACGACCGCCCCTACCTCCACTACCTGCCCACCTATGCGGCGATCGCGCACGCGCACGGCAGGCACGAGGAGCGCATGCTGCAGGACGTGGTGGACGAGGCCGAGGCCTTCGCCGAGCAGGAGTACCCCGCGCTGCTCGCGGCCGGACTGCGCCTGGCGCCGGCCCAGAAGCAGGAGGCGGCCGCCCGGATCGGCGCCCTCGTCGGCGTGGACCCGGAGTGGGTGGAGCGTGCGGACCTGCGCATCGAGCACATGGCCTTCCTCGCCGAGCTGCTGCGGGACCGCGGCCTGGTGACCGGGCGGATCGACGGGCGCTTCACCGCCCCGGCCGGGAACGGGAACGCCGCGAGGATGGAGACCGACCCCTCGATCGACCAGCTGGCGCCCTCCTACACCGCCGCCATCAACCAGTATCTCGGCACCGAGCTGGAGTTCTCCTCGGACGTGGTCTACGAGATCATGTCCGGCCGGGTGCATCCGTGGAGCTACAAGGACTTCGAGAACCGCTCAGTGGAGGTCGCCTCGGACCTCGCCCGCCTGCTGCGGAAGTCCCCGCACACGCGGGTGCTGGTCTCCCACGGCTACCACGACGCCGCCACGCCCTTCCACGCCAGCGAGCACGTGCTGGCGCAGCTGGCGATCCCGCAGGAGGACTACGAGCAGCGGATCCGCATCGAGTACTACGAGGCGGGGCACATGATGTACTGCCACGAGCCCAGCCGCCTCGCGCTCTCGCAGCACCTGCGCGAGTTCGTCACCGGCGCGGGCGAGGAGCCCGAGCAGGACTGA